Proteins found in one Scylla paramamosain isolate STU-SP2022 chromosome 44, ASM3559412v1, whole genome shotgun sequence genomic segment:
- the LOC135093948 gene encoding basic proline-rich protein-like — protein sequence MAPQAPQQPAPTSQSAAPTPHDAPTQTPAGQMPPTSTPASLPPAPQPHQPPVPGPTAPPSASAGGHTSAPGGAAPPHPMPGSVTAHTPTLGTTPPPTSQGPPPHTPAPHMPQSYSPTAGPAPPTSAPGPVAHPNSAPGSPMPPHLPPSPAPAGLVAPPSNQGPMSPHPPHSPMQPHPPHSPMPPHPPHSPMPPHPPHSPMPPHPPHSPMPPHPSQPPMAPQQPTPPPMAPHSGPGPMAQHPPQGQMVGQPAPGQVSMAAHTPGPMPPHMAPHSAAAHLPPGHMPHSAPGMPPHAAPGVPTNTASGHMPPHTAPGHMPPHSTPGHMPAHSTPGLVPSHSTPGHMPPHTVAGHMPPHTAGGHMPPHTAGGHMPPHAGSGGPVAPHGGGGHPPHGGPGLPASPMAPHTAQSAMAPHPPTSMAPHGTPGHSVPGPMPPHSMPPHSAQPPMVPHPPQGNMPPQGPPYGNMMPSAAPHGAMPSAPPQGAPMVPVMGGQPTPNSPAPPQPQHPPS from the coding sequence atggCCCCACAGGCCCCACAACAGCCAGCCCCCACCTCCCAGAGTGCTGCTCCCACCCCCCATGATGCCCCAACTCAAACCCCAGCTGGTCAAATGCCCCCAACCTCTACCCcagcctccctgcctcctgccCCACAGCCCCACCAGCCCCCAGTCCCTGGCCCCACAGCGCCCCCCAGTGCTTCAGCAGGCGGCCACACCAGCGCTCCGGGTGGTGCTGCTCCGCCACACCCCATGCCAGGCTCTGTGACAGCCCACACCCCCACCCTGGGCACCACGCCACCCCCCACCAGCCAGGGgcctcctcctcacaccccAGCACCACACATGCCCCAGAGCTACTCCCCCACTGCTGGCCCTGCCCCCCCCACTTCTGCCCCAGGGCCAGTGGCTCACCCTAACTCAGCCCCCGGCAGCCCCATGCCACCCCACCTGCCCCCAAGCCCTGCCCCTGCCGGCCTGGTGGCCCCTCCCTCCAACCAGGGCCCCAtgtccccccacccaccccacagCCCCATGCAGCCACACCCACCCCACAGCCCCATGCCGCCACACCCACCCCATAGCCCCATGCCGCCACACCCACCCCACAGCCCCATGCCGCCACACCCACCCCACAGCCCCATGCCTCCCCACCCTTCCCAGCCCCCAATGGCTCCACAGCAGCCTACCCCACCCCCCATGGCCCCACACAGTGGCCCTGGACCCATGGCCCAACACCCTCCTCAGGGCCAGATGGTGGGCCAGCCTGCCCCCGGACAGGTGTCCATGGCTGCCCACACCCCGGGCCCCATGCCGCCCCACATGGCCCCTCACAGTGCTGCAGCCCACCTGCCCCCTGGCCACATGCCGCACTCTGCCCCGGGCATGCCTCCTCATGCTGCCCCTGGAGTGCCCACAAACACTGCCTCAGGCCACATGCCCCCTCACACTGCCCCAGGCCACATGCCCCCTCACAGCACCCCAGGCCACATGCCTGCACACAGTACTCCTGGCCTTGTGCCTTCTCATAGTACACCTGGCCACATGCCCCCACACACAGTGGCTGGCCACATGCCCCCTCACACTGCTGGTGGTCATATGCCCCcccacactgctggtggccaTATGCCTCCCCatgctggtagtggtggccCTGTGGCCCCtcacggtggtggtggacacCCGCCTCACGGTGGCCCTGGCCTGCCTGCCAGCCCCATGGCCCCCCACACAGCCCAATCTGCCATGGCCCCTCACCCCCCAACCTCCATGGCCCCTCACGGCACCCCAGGCCACTCCGTGCCCGGCCCCATGCCTCCCCACTCCATGCCCCCACACTCAGCCCAGCCCCCCATGGTCCCCCACCCTCCCCAAGGCAACATGCCCCCTCAGGGTCCTCCCTATGGCAACATGATGCCCTCAGCAGCCCCTCATGGTGCCATGCCCTCTGCCCCTCCCCAGGGAGCCCCCATGGTGCCAGTGATGGGTGGCCAGCCCACCCCTAACTCCCCTGCACCTCCCCAGCCCCAGCACCCCCCCTCAT